The segment GCGCCACGCCCTTTCGGCCGAGCGGATGGGCGTCGACGCGATCTCGATCGACGGCTTCGAATGCGCCGGCCACCCCGGCGAGGACGATGTCCCGGGGCTGATCCTGATCCCCGCGGCGGCGGACAGGGTCCGCATCCCGCTCGTCGCGTCGGGCGGCTTCGCCGACGGCCGGGGGCTGGTCGCGGCGCTGGCGCTGGGCGCCGAGGGGATCAACATGGGCACCCGCTTCCTCGCCACGCGCGAGGCCCCGATCCATGATAATTTCAAGGCGGCGCTGGTGGCCGGCGACGAACGATCGACCGAGCTGATCTTCAGGACCTACCGCAACACCGCCCGCGTCCGCAGGAACGCCGTCAGCACCGAGGTGCGGCGGCTGGAGGCGCTCGGCGAACCGTTCGAGGCGGTGGCGCCGCTGGTGAAGGGCGCGCGCGGGCGCGAGGGGCTCGAAACCGGCGCGACCGACCATGGCGTCTTCACCGCCGGCCTCGCCCAGGCCCTGATCCAAGACGTCCCGTCCGTCGCGGAGCTGATCGACCGCATCATGCGGGAAGCCGCCGAGATCATCGGCGCGCGCCTGGGCGGCCTGCGAAGCTGATCAACGACCATCGAACCGGAGCCACGACCATGCCTTCCCTCCCCGACAGCGTGACGCTCGACGTCGCCGACCACATCGCGGTCGTGACCATCAATCGGCCGGAGGCGCGCAACACGGTCGACGCATCGGTCGCGCAAGGCCTGTCGGCCGCGTTGGACGAGGTCGAGGCACGGCCCGACATCGCCGCCGGGATCATCACCGGAGCGGGCGGTAATTTCTGCGCCGGCATGGACCTCAAGGCGTTCCTGCGCGGCGAGGTCGTCCGCCTGCCCGATCGCGGCTTCGCGGGCGTGACCCAGGTCAGATCGACGAAACCGTGGATCGCCGCGCTGGAGGGCTATGCGCTTGCCGGCGGCTTCGAGATCGCGCTCTGGGCCGACCTGATCGTCGCCACCGAGGAGACCAAGGTCGGCCTGCCGGAGGTGAAGCGCGGCCTCGTCGCCAATGCCGGCGGGCTGCTGAGGCTTCCGCGACAGATGCCGCCCCGCATCGCGGCCGAGCTCGTCCTGACCGGGGATATCGTGCCGGCAAGCCGGCTCCAGCCCTATGGGATCATCAACCGCATCGTTCCCGCCGGCGAGGCGTTGCGGGAGGCCCGGGCGCTCGCGTCCAGGCTGGTCGAGAACGGACCGCTCGCCATCGCCGCCAGCAAGCGGGTGATGCAGGAAGGCATGGACTGGACCACCGACGAGATGTTCGATCGCCAGTTCGCAATCACCCGCCCCATATTCGAGAGCGCCGATGCCCGCGAAGGCGCCAGGGCCTTCGCCGAAAAGCGCCAGCCGGTCTGGAAGGGCGGATGACGGGAACGGATGAGAAGCCCATCAGCAGCCCGCGCGGCTCCGAACCTGAGGCGCAGGCGGGGCGGCCGTGATGTCCTCTATTCACCCCGGAACGCGGAATAGGGAATGGGGAATGGAAAGCGCGGCGCTCAGCCTGGCTCGCGGAAGGTAGCGCGAATATCGCCGATACAGGCGGCGGGATGCTCATAATGGCTGAAATGGCCACCACCCTGATGGGCTCTCAGATGATGGCGACGGTAGAGCTGCGCGCGCGGCCCCGCCTCGAACGCGGCGACGCGCATGTCGAGCCTCGTGCCGCCGCGCAGCGCTCATATCCAAGCCGATCGACCTTCCGGCAGGCGTTCTTTTAGCGGCAACTGTCCTTTTCCACAGTCGATTTTCCGATAATGGATAGAAGCCAAACCGCTTGATCCATCAGTCTCCAAGACAGTCGCAGCCATCCAGAAACTGGAGGTTTCAGCGACGGAAGAGGGAGGTCGTGGTGATCAAGAGGGATATCCGCTCAACAGCCAGTGCCATCATCCTGACAATGGGACTCATGGATGCGGCGTCCATGGCGCAGGCGCAAACCATGCCCGCCGACGGTAGCGATATCGTCGTCACGGCGCGCAGAAGCTCAGAGAAATTGAAGGACGTCCCCGCTTCCATTTCCGTCATCGACAATAGCACCATCAAGAATGCGGGGGTGGTGACGATCACCCAGATGACCAACCTGGTGTCGGGCATGACGATCGTCGCCAATACCTCTCAGGTCGGTGATACCCAGATCAATATCCGTGGCATCAATGGCGCGCGCGATGCCGAGAGCAATGTCGCGCTCGTCGTCGACGGCATCCTCAAGACCAACACCTCGGCGCTCAACCAGTATCAGGGAGATCTTCAGCAGGTCGAAATCCTGAAAGGGCCGCAGGGCGCCTATTATGGCCGGAACGCCGCGGCGGGCGCGATCGTCATGACCACGAAGGCGCCGGGCGACATGTTCGTCGTCGAGGGGCGGGCGAGCTATGCCACGCAGGATACGAGGCTTCTGCAGGGCTCCGTCAGCGGGCCGATCAGCGAGACCGCGGGGTTCGTCCTGTCGGGCGACTATCGGTCGACGGACGGCTTCTACCGCAACACCGGCCCCACCCCGGCAACGCGAGGCCATAGCGTGGACGACTCGCGGAACTGGAATATCGGCGGCCGCATCGTCCTGACGCCGACGGATGCCGATCGGATCGACCTGAAGGCCCGTTATGGCAAGATCCGGGCGACGCCCCTGGCCTTCGATGCCGTTTTCGCGCTTCCGGGCTTCGCCGGCGCCTTCGGCAATCCGCTGTTCGACGAAGACGTCAACGACCACAAGCTGGTGTATAATCGCAACATCCGCGGCGCCAACCGGCTCACCTCGAAGGAAGCATCGGCAAAGTTCAGCCACGACATGGGGTGGGCGACCCTGACGAGCTGGGTCTCCTATTCGAATATCCGGGAAGACCTTCTGTCCGATGCGGCGGCGGGTTCGCTCGGACGGTTCAACCAGCGCGCTTCGTGCCGGGCATCGGTGGCGGCGCTCTCGGCGGCCGGCGTCCAGCTCCCCCAACCGCAATTCCTTGCGCCGACGCCCGAGGCGTCGATCCTCGGAGCCTACACGCCCACCACCTGCGACGGCATCCAGTATACGGTCCGCAACCAGAAGGACGTCAGTGGCGAAATCAGGCTGGCGTCCAACCCCGGCGGCCCGCTGTCCTGGTTTGCCGGAGCCTATTACCTTCATATCAACCGGCACTTCGGCACGGCGATCAATGAGGACCAGGGCCTCGGCGCTCTGCGAAGCCTCTATAACGGGCCGGCCAGCATCAATCCCACCTCGCTCCTCTTCGATGATCGCTACAAGACCAATGTCTATGCCGGCTTCGGTTCGCTCGAATATGCGCTTTCCGACCGTCTGACCTTCTCCGGCGCGTTGCGGTTCGACCGCGAGGACCGCAAGGTCGATCCCCTGGTGCCGAACGTGATCGATCCGATCACGAACGGTCCGATAAACCCGGGCTTCTCGGTGGGCGCTATCGTGCCGAAGTCGCGCAAATATCAACAGCTCCAGCCCAAGGTCGCGATCCGCTTCAAGGCCAGCGACGAGTTGAACCTGTTCGCCGACTGGGGCGTCGGCTTCAAGGCCGGCGGTTTCAACAGCCAAGGCAGCACCGCGATCATCGATCAGAATTTCAACGGTCCGCTGGGGTCGAACATCAATATCAGCGATGACTATCGCAAGGAACGATCAAGCGCCTATGAAGCGGGGTTCAAGGCGTCCCTATTCGACCGGCGCCTGACGATGGACGGGGCGGTCTATTACACCACCGTCCACGACATGCAGTTCTTCGAATTCTACACGGGTAATTTCGGAATTCTGCGGGTCGTCTCCAATATCGACAAGGTCAGGCTGTACGGCGCGGAAATGAGCCTGTCCTACCGTGTCGTTCCGGGCTGGACCCTCTTCGCGAACGGCAATGTCACCCGCAGCAAGATCCTGAAGAACAATACGCGCGCGGACACGGTCGGCAACAAGTCGCCGAATACGTCGGATTACACGATCAATCTGGGCACCCAGGTGATTGAACCGATCGGCGAAGGGTTGAACCTGACGTTCCGGGCCGATTACCGCATAACCGGGCCGACCTGGTTCTCCACCGTCCAGAATCAGACCAAGCGTTCGATCTTCGACCTGTTCTTTCCCGGCCTCGGTACCGGTGAATATGCCAAGTCCCGGCGCGACGCCTACGGCATTCTCGATCTTCGCGCGGGCGTCCAGGCTGAGCGCTGGTCGCTGACCGGCTTCGTCCGAAATCTGACCAAGAAGAAATATCTCACCGAAGTGGTCGTGGCGCCCGAGTTCGGCGGCGAGTTCGTCAGTCAGGGCGAAGGACGGACGATCGGCCTGGAACTGGGTTGGCGGTTATGATCGCGGGCCGCGCCCTTCCCTGAAGGGCGCTGTCCATGATGGTATCGGAGGGATGAACATGGCGAATTATTGGTTCAACTCAAAATTGGGCTACGCGCCGCCCGACTGGTTCTCGACCTTCGGGAACATCGATCCGGGCAGCCCCGTCAAGCCGCCCGAGTTTCGCCGGCTCATGCCGTTGTCCAGGCCCGATGCGGACTATGACCTCGGATCCAACGCCGAGACCTGGTCCTATTTCTGGCATCCCGTCGCCACGCTGGCCGAATTTCAATCGCATAGCCACACCGGGCGCGGGCCGATGGCCACGCGGCTGCTCGATCGCCAGATCGTGCTGGTCGAGCTCGACGGAAAGGTTCAGGCATTCGACGACCGCTGCCCCCATCGCAGCGCCTCTCTCGGCCTCGGCGTGCTCGACAAGGGGGAGTTTCGCTGCCGCTATCATGGCTGGCGCTTCGACGCGGCGGGGCGGTGCACGGATATCCCCTCCATGGAGGAAGGACAGAAGGTCCCCGGCAATATTCGCCTGACGCAGTTCGACTGCGACGTGCGCTATGACCTGATCTGGGTCCGCCTGAAGTCGGGCGCGACCACCGAGATCCCGCACTTCCCGGCGTGGGACGATCCGACGATGACCTCGCATATGGGGGCGCCATATTTGTGGCCGGTGTCGAGCGGACGCCGCGTCGCGAACTTCACCGATGTGACGCACCTGCCCTTTGGCCATAAGGGAACGCTCGGCGGGCCGCCCTACACGCGCTTCAAGGCTTATCCGATTGCCCAGCATGACGGGATGCTGGAGTTTCAGCAGGATCAGTTCATCGCCTATAATCCCGGCGACGCGACCTTCGGTCCGCCGACCGGCCCCGAATCCATCATGTTGCCGCCTGGCGGCTATCAGGTCGTCATGCCGTTCACGGTCATGCTGTTCTTCGATTTCGGCCAGGGCCGCTTCAGCCAGATCATGATGCATCCCACGCCGATCGATGCGGAAAATTGCCGGAGCTACTGGATCACGTCGCACACGACCGACAGTTCGGCCACGCAGGAGCATCTCTCCCTGCAATCGACCGTCCTGACCGAGGACATCGCCTTCGTCTCGTCTCAGAATCCCCGGGCGTTGAGCGACGAGGCTGGAGAAATGTCGGTCAAGGCGGACAAGCCGGAGATCATCTGGCGCCGCTGGCTCAAGCGCTTGATCGCGGCGGCGGCCATCGGACCGGCGGAGATCGATCGCTGCCTGGCGGAAACGGGCACCCATTGAGGTCCGCCGTCCTCCTCCGACGCGGCGAGCCCCGGGCTCAAGCCCTTCTCTAGGAAATCGACCTGATGAAACGGAAATATATCGTCGCGACCGATGTCGGCGGCACCTGCACCGACACCGTCGTCTTCGCCAGGAATGAGCCCATCCGGCTGGGCAAGGCGCTGTCGACCCCTCCGGACTTCGCGACCGGCGTGCTGGATTCGATCGGCACCGCGGCACGGGCGATGGGGATGGAGCGTGACGATCTGCTCCGGCAGACGGCGCTGTTCGTCCACGGCTCGACGGTCGTCGACAATACGATCTTCACCCGCGACGGCGCGCGGACCGGCCTCATCGCCACCGCCGGGTTCGAGGACAGCCTGCTCGTGACGCGTGGCGCCTATGGGCGCTGGGGCGGGCTGACCGAAGATCGGATCAAGCATCCCGTGAAGACCGAGCGCGCGCCGGCGCTGGTCGGCGGCGAGGCCATCGTCGGGGTCAAGGAGCGTGTCGACTACAAGGGCGCGATGCTGTGCGAGGCCGACGAAGCGGAGATCGAAGCGGCCGTGCGAAAGCTTGTCGATGACGGCAAGGTCGAGGCGATCGCCGTGTCCTTCCTCTGGTCCTTCTACAACATGCGCAACGAGCAGAAGGTCAAGGAGGTCGTCGGCCGCGTGGCGCCCGACGTCTATTGCACCCTGTCGAGCGAGATCGCGCCGACGCCGGGCGAATATGAGCGCACGTCGACGACGGTGATCAACGCCTATGCCGGCAAGATCGCCCGGTCCTACCTGGCCGATCTCGAGCGACTTCTCGCCGGCGCCGGCTATGTCGGTCCGGTGATGGTGATGCAGGGCTATGGCGGGCTCATTCCCGCCCATGAGTCCGCCGATCGATCGATCGGGATGCTCGAATGCGGTCCGGCGGCGGGGGTGATCGGCAGCCGCGCCCTGGGCGAGCTGCTCGACCAGCCCAACGTCATCGCCACCGACATGGGGGGCACGACCTTCAAGGTCTCGGTCATCCAGGACGGCGCGATCGAATATGCCCGCGAGCCGATGGTGGACCGGTTCCATTATTCACAGCCGAAGATCGAAGTGGTGTCGCTGGGGGCTGGCGGCGGCTCGATCATCTCGATCGAGGATGGCGGCACGCCCCAGGTCGGTCCGCGATCGGCGGGGTCCCGGCCGGGGCCGGTCTGCTACGGCTTCGGCGGCGAGGAGCCGACGCTGACCGACGTGTTCCTGATGATCGGCTACATGGATCCCAAGTCGTTCCTCGCCGGATCGATGGAACTGGACGAGGCGCGCTCGCGCGCCGTGTTCGAAGACCGCATCGCCCGCCCGCTGGGCCTGGATGTCGAGCGCGCGGCGATCGGCATCTATCGTATCGCCGCGGCGCAGGTGACGGACCTGATCCGCCAGATCACCGTCGAGCGCGGCCTGGACCCCCGCGATTTCGTTCTCCATGCCTTCGGTGGATCGTGCGGCATGCTTGCCGGCATGTTCGCGGCCGAACTCGGCGTGAAGCGGATGGTGGTGCCCTATACCGCTTCGGTGAACTGCGCCTTCGGCCTGATATCGGCCGACATCGCCCATGAATATTCGCGGACCGTGGCGCTCCCGCTGCCGCAGCCGGCATCGGCGGTCAACGAGGTGCTGGCGCCGATGATCGAAAAGGCGCGCGCGCAACTGCTGGAAGAAGGCTTCGAGGGCGCGCGCGTCCACTTCGATTGCGCGATCGACCTGCGTTATTCACGCCAGGTCCATGAACTGACCACCCCGCTTCGCGGCGATTTTCCGGTCGACGATGCCGCGCTGGCGACGTTGGTGGGCGACTTCGAGGATCTCTACGAGCGCAAATATGGCAAGGGTTCGGCCTATCGCGAAGCCGGCATCGAGATCACGCAGATCCGTGTCGGCGCGCGCGGCCTCATGGAGCGGCCCGAAATCATCGTGGAGGCGGAGGAGGGAAGCGATCCCGCGGCCGCGCAGGCCGGCCGCCGCCGCATATTCGTCGATGCCCGCGATGCGATGGTGGAATGCGCCGTCTATGACTTCGAGAAGCTGCGCCCCGGCAATGTGGTGCAGGGCCCGGCGGTCATTCATTCGCCGATCACGACAATCGTCCTTCAGGACCGGCAGTGCGGGACGATCGACGGCTATCGCAACATCATCATCGACTTGGCCTGAATGAGGAGCCAGCATGGACCCGATCACTTTCTCGATCATCCGCCATCGTCTCTACCGCGTCGTCGAGGAGGCGGTGATCACCCTGAAGCATGTCTCGGGCAGCGCGATCACCAATGAAGGGCATGACCTCATGGTTTCGCTCTACCGGGCGGACGGCTCGCTGCTCATGGGCGGTGTCGGCTTCCTGCACCACCTGACCAGCGCATCGGAGGCGTGCAAGGCGATCATCCGCCGCTTCGCGGGGCAGATCAACGAGGGCGACCTGTTCCTTCTCAACGACCCCTATACCGCGGCGCTGCACACGTCGGACGTCTATCTGGTCTCGCCGATCCACCATGACGGCAAGCTGGTGGCGTGGAGCGCCTGTTTCGTGCACGTCTTCGACATCGGCGCGATGAACCCCGGCGGTTTCGCACCCGATGCCCCGGACATCTTCTCCGAGGGGTTCAGCTCGCCGGGCCTCAAGCTGATCGATCGCGGCGTCATGCGGGAGGACGTGTGGGACACCATGCTCAACATGGTGCGCGGCCCCGAGATGGTGGCGCTCGACCTCCGCTCGATGATCGCCTGCAACAACGTCGCCAAGGAGCGCATGCTGGCGCTCATCGACAAATATGGAGCCGATACCGTCGACGAGGCGGGCAGCACGCTGATCGAGCAATCCGAACGGCGGATGCGGGATCGCCTGCGCGAACTGCCCGACGGCGAGTGGCAGTCGCGCCAATATTTCAGCGTCAAGGACGAGGTGTATCGCGTCCTCCTGACCATGCGGAAATCGGGGGACGA is part of the Rhizorhabdus wittichii RW1 genome and harbors:
- a CDS encoding 2-nitropropane dioxygenase, NPD (PFAM: 2-nitropropane dioxygenase, NPD), whose translation is MPEGHHGPQSLRSRAGRTMSLRTRITEMFGIEHPILQGGMQWVGRADLVSAVANAGGLGFITALTQPNPEALAREIARCRSMTDKPFGVNLTILPTLSPPPYAEYRAAIIESGVRIVETAGYRPQEHVDDFKRHGIKVIHKCTAVRHALSAERMGVDAISIDGFECAGHPGEDDVPGLILIPAAADRVRIPLVASGGFADGRGLVAALALGAEGINMGTRFLATREAPIHDNFKAALVAGDERSTELIFRTYRNTARVRRNAVSTEVRRLEALGEPFEAVAPLVKGARGREGLETGATDHGVFTAGLAQALIQDVPSVAELIDRIMREAAEIIGARLGGLRS
- a CDS encoding short chain enoyl-CoA hydratase (PFAM: Enoyl-CoA hydratase/isomerase), with amino-acid sequence MPSLPDSVTLDVADHIAVVTINRPEARNTVDASVAQGLSAALDEVEARPDIAAGIITGAGGNFCAGMDLKAFLRGEVVRLPDRGFAGVTQVRSTKPWIAALEGYALAGGFEIALWADLIVATEETKVGLPEVKRGLVANAGGLLRLPRQMPPRIAAELVLTGDIVPASRLQPYGIINRIVPAGEALREARALASRLVENGPLAIAASKRVMQEGMDWTTDEMFDRQFAITRPIFESADAREGARAFAEKRQPVWKGG
- a CDS encoding TonB-dependent receptor (PFAM: TonB-dependent receptor; TonB-dependent receptor, plug) translates to MIKRDIRSTASAIILTMGLMDAASMAQAQTMPADGSDIVVTARRSSEKLKDVPASISVIDNSTIKNAGVVTITQMTNLVSGMTIVANTSQVGDTQINIRGINGARDAESNVALVVDGILKTNTSALNQYQGDLQQVEILKGPQGAYYGRNAAAGAIVMTTKAPGDMFVVEGRASYATQDTRLLQGSVSGPISETAGFVLSGDYRSTDGFYRNTGPTPATRGHSVDDSRNWNIGGRIVLTPTDADRIDLKARYGKIRATPLAFDAVFALPGFAGAFGNPLFDEDVNDHKLVYNRNIRGANRLTSKEASAKFSHDMGWATLTSWVSYSNIREDLLSDAAAGSLGRFNQRASCRASVAALSAAGVQLPQPQFLAPTPEASILGAYTPTTCDGIQYTVRNQKDVSGEIRLASNPGGPLSWFAGAYYLHINRHFGTAINEDQGLGALRSLYNGPASINPTSLLFDDRYKTNVYAGFGSLEYALSDRLTFSGALRFDREDRKVDPLVPNVIDPITNGPINPGFSVGAIVPKSRKYQQLQPKVAIRFKASDELNLFADWGVGFKAGGFNSQGSTAIIDQNFNGPLGSNINISDDYRKERSSAYEAGFKASLFDRRLTMDGAVYYTTVHDMQFFEFYTGNFGILRVVSNIDKVRLYGAEMSLSYRVVPGWTLFANGNVTRSKILKNNTRADTVGNKSPNTSDYTINLGTQVIEPIGEGLNLTFRADYRITGPTWFSTVQNQTKRSIFDLFFPGLGTGEYAKSRRDAYGILDLRAGVQAERWSLTGFVRNLTKKKYLTEVVVAPEFGGEFVSQGEGRTIGLELGWRL
- a CDS encoding Rieske (2Fe-2S) domain protein (PFAM: Rieske [2Fe-2S] domain protein), whose amino-acid sequence is MANYWFNSKLGYAPPDWFSTFGNIDPGSPVKPPEFRRLMPLSRPDADYDLGSNAETWSYFWHPVATLAEFQSHSHTGRGPMATRLLDRQIVLVELDGKVQAFDDRCPHRSASLGLGVLDKGEFRCRYHGWRFDAAGRCTDIPSMEEGQKVPGNIRLTQFDCDVRYDLIWVRLKSGATTEIPHFPAWDDPTMTSHMGAPYLWPVSSGRRVANFTDVTHLPFGHKGTLGGPPYTRFKAYPIAQHDGMLEFQQDQFIAYNPGDATFGPPTGPESIMLPPGGYQVVMPFTVMLFFDFGQGRFSQIMMHPTPIDAENCRSYWITSHTTDSSATQEHLSLQSTVLTEDIAFVSSQNPRALSDEAGEMSVKADKPEIIWRRWLKRLIAAAAIGPAEIDRCLAETGTH
- a CDS encoding 5-oxoprolinase (ATP-hydrolyzing) (PFAM: Hydantoinase/oxoprolinase; Hydantoinaseoxoprolinase domain protein), which produces MKRKYIVATDVGGTCTDTVVFARNEPIRLGKALSTPPDFATGVLDSIGTAARAMGMERDDLLRQTALFVHGSTVVDNTIFTRDGARTGLIATAGFEDSLLVTRGAYGRWGGLTEDRIKHPVKTERAPALVGGEAIVGVKERVDYKGAMLCEADEAEIEAAVRKLVDDGKVEAIAVSFLWSFYNMRNEQKVKEVVGRVAPDVYCTLSSEIAPTPGEYERTSTTVINAYAGKIARSYLADLERLLAGAGYVGPVMVMQGYGGLIPAHESADRSIGMLECGPAAGVIGSRALGELLDQPNVIATDMGGTTFKVSVIQDGAIEYAREPMVDRFHYSQPKIEVVSLGAGGGSIISIEDGGTPQVGPRSAGSRPGPVCYGFGGEEPTLTDVFLMIGYMDPKSFLAGSMELDEARSRAVFEDRIARPLGLDVERAAIGIYRIAAAQVTDLIRQITVERGLDPRDFVLHAFGGSCGMLAGMFAAELGVKRMVVPYTASVNCAFGLISADIAHEYSRTVALPLPQPASAVNEVLAPMIEKARAQLLEEGFEGARVHFDCAIDLRYSRQVHELTTPLRGDFPVDDAALATLVGDFEDLYERKYGKGSAYREAGIEITQIRVGARGLMERPEIIVEAEEGSDPAAAQAGRRRIFVDARDAMVECAVYDFEKLRPGNVVQGPAVIHSPITTIVLQDRQCGTIDGYRNIIIDLA